In Candidatus Margulisiibacteriota bacterium, one DNA window encodes the following:
- a CDS encoding acylphosphatase produces the protein MQKRVEVHYAGRVQGVGFRFTAERLAAPNGLTGFVRNLPDDRVELVLEGEEEAIKTVLEMIRREFDREIDTIADYWLEPTGEFKRFNIKNY, from the coding sequence ATGCAAAAGCGCGTTGAGGTCCATTATGCCGGCCGGGTCCAGGGGGTAGGGTTCCGCTTTACGGCGGAACGCCTGGCCGCCCCCAACGGCTTAACAGGTTTCGTCCGTAATTTGCCTGATGACCGGGTGGAGTTGGTCCTGGAAGGGGAGGAAGAGGCCATTAAGACAGTTCTCGAGATGATCCGCCGGGAGTTCGACCGCGAGATCGACACGATTGCTGACTACTGGTTGGAACCGACCGGGGAATTTAAGAGATTTAATATCAAGAACTACTGA
- a CDS encoding peptidoglycan bridge formation glycyltransferase FemA/FemB family protein → MNSKIITFPEKERWNQFVANSPYSSILQSYEWGELKANFGWRPLRLVLEENDNILAGISILKRDIPLIRHSLFYAPRGPIVNFYDKELMHALMEAVEKEAERNHAISLKIDPELPEGAADQLRNIIGLGFEPSLKQVQPRATYILDLERDLDEIMKNCEEKTRYNIRLAERKGVTVKEDNTAKGIATFHELYQITAKRDNFLVHPLVYYQRIRDVLFAAGHGTNFIAYFEGKPVAAVIIFAFGKKIWYMYGASASEYRKVMPNHLLHWEVIKWAKEQGYKEYDLWGIPANPHAGHPLFGVYRFKKGFNGELVKYIGAYDFPISPLLHFGFEHGVAWLQGARSLITKGKIEDSLSE, encoded by the coding sequence ATGAACTCAAAAATAATTACCTTCCCGGAAAAAGAGCGTTGGAACCAGTTTGTCGCCAATTCCCCGTACAGTTCCATCCTCCAATCATACGAATGGGGGGAGCTGAAAGCCAATTTCGGCTGGCGGCCGCTCCGCCTTGTCCTGGAAGAGAACGATAATATCCTGGCCGGCATCTCCATTCTTAAACGGGATATCCCGCTTATCCGCCATTCCCTCTTTTACGCCCCGCGCGGGCCGATCGTCAATTTCTACGACAAGGAGTTGATGCACGCTCTGATGGAGGCGGTCGAGAAAGAGGCGGAAAGGAACCACGCCATCTCGCTTAAGATCGACCCGGAGCTGCCGGAAGGGGCGGCCGACCAGCTTCGGAACATTATCGGGCTCGGTTTTGAACCGTCCCTCAAGCAGGTCCAGCCGCGGGCCACTTATATTCTCGATCTGGAACGCGACCTCGATGAGATCATGAAGAACTGTGAAGAGAAGACCCGCTACAATATCCGTTTGGCGGAGCGGAAAGGGGTCACGGTCAAGGAAGATAACACCGCCAAAGGGATCGCTACTTTTCATGAGCTCTACCAAATCACGGCTAAACGCGACAACTTCCTGGTCCACCCGCTTGTTTACTATCAGCGGATACGCGACGTCCTCTTTGCCGCCGGACACGGGACCAATTTTATCGCTTATTTTGAGGGGAAACCGGTCGCCGCGGTCATTATTTTCGCTTTCGGCAAGAAGATCTGGTATATGTACGGCGCGTCGGCTTCGGAATACCGCAAGGTCATGCCGAACCATCTCCTCCACTGGGAAGTGATCAAGTGGGCGAAAGAGCAGGGGTACAAAGAGTACGATCTCTGGGGGATCCCGGCCAATCCGCACGCCGGGCACCCGCTCTTTGGCGTCTATCGCTTCAAGAAGGGGTTCAACGGCGAGCTGGTCAAGTATATCGGCGCCTACGACTTCCCCATCAGCCCGCTCCTCCATTTCGGCTTTGAGCACGGCGTCGCCTGGCTGCAGGGGGCCAGAAGTTTGATTACCAAAGGTAAAATTGAAGACTCTCTTTCTGAATGA
- a CDS encoding four helix bundle protein yields MEIQDRTLSFAIRVAKFVRKIAKDMAFEVLAKQLLRSATSIGANMKEADGASSRKDFVNKVTIAKKEAQETEYWLEVLRGAEFIHHPDNNIELVGLLSESREITRILASIIIKAKKGLD; encoded by the coding sequence ATGGAAATACAGGACAGAACGTTATCATTCGCGATCAGGGTGGCTAAATTTGTTAGGAAGATAGCCAAGGATATGGCCTTTGAAGTCTTGGCAAAGCAACTATTGCGAAGCGCGACTTCTATTGGCGCGAATATGAAAGAAGCTGATGGCGCAAGTTCCAGGAAAGATTTTGTTAATAAAGTGACGATCGCCAAAAAAGAGGCTCAGGAAACCGAATACTGGCTGGAAGTTCTGCGAGGAGCGGAGTTCATTCATCATCCTGATAATAATATAGAACTTGTAGGTTTGTTATCTGAAAGTCGAGAGATCACGAGGATACTGGCGTCAATAATAATTAAAGCTAAAAAGGGGCTCGATTAA
- the mtnA gene encoding S-methyl-5-thioribose-1-phosphate isomerase: protein MTRTITWLNNKVRMIDQNALPHKLRLIDLKTAAEVVRAIKTMKVRGAPALGVAAAFGMVLGVNDLKGTARKLIASRPTAVNIRWGVERMLAVARAGAGLPLPKLKKLLLSAARRLADEDVAINRALGRHGSKVVRRGMNILTVCNAGALATVDYGTALGVIRAAHEAGKKIHVYAAETRPRLQGAKLTAWELKQEKIPFTLITDNMIGHLMSKGKIDLVVVGADRIARNGDTANKIGTYNAAVLARVHGVPFYIAAPSSTFDPKCRSGKDIVIEERAPEEVLFVGRERIAPVGIKVYNPAFDVTPAKYIKGFITEKGILRRPRLNP from the coding sequence ATGACACGAACAATAACCTGGTTAAATAATAAGGTCAGGATGATCGACCAGAACGCCTTGCCCCATAAATTACGTTTGATCGACCTCAAGACGGCGGCGGAAGTGGTCCGGGCGATCAAGACGATGAAGGTGCGGGGGGCGCCGGCGTTAGGGGTGGCCGCGGCCTTCGGGATGGTCCTCGGCGTTAACGACCTGAAAGGGACAGCCCGAAAGTTGATCGCTTCCCGTCCGACCGCGGTCAATATCCGCTGGGGGGTAGAGAGGATGTTGGCGGTCGCCCGGGCTGGAGCCGGTTTGCCTCTGCCCAAACTGAAAAAACTTCTCTTATCGGCTGCCCGGAGGTTAGCGGATGAAGATGTGGCGATCAACCGGGCGCTCGGCCGGCATGGGTCAAAAGTGGTCCGGCGCGGGATGAATATCCTGACCGTCTGCAACGCCGGGGCGCTGGCGACGGTCGATTATGGGACCGCTCTTGGGGTCATCCGGGCGGCGCACGAAGCAGGGAAGAAGATCCACGTTTATGCCGCCGAAACGCGCCCCCGCCTGCAAGGGGCCAAACTGACCGCCTGGGAATTGAAACAAGAGAAAATACCGTTTACCCTCATTACCGATAACATGATCGGTCATTTGATGTCTAAAGGGAAGATCGACCTGGTTGTCGTCGGGGCCGACCGGATTGCCCGCAATGGCGATACGGCTAATAAGATTGGCACCTATAACGCCGCCGTCTTGGCCCGAGTCCACGGCGTCCCGTTCTATATCGCGGCACCGAGCTCAACTTTCGATCCGAAGTGCCGTTCCGGTAAAGATATTGTCATCGAGGAGCGGGCTCCGGAAGAGGTCCTTTTCGTCGGACGGGAGAGGATCGCGCCGGTCGGGATAAAGGTCTATAACCCGGCCTTTGACGTCACCCCGGCGAAATATATCAAAGGGTTTATCACCGAAAAGGGGATTTTGCGGAGGCCGCGTCTAAACCCCTAA
- a CDS encoding UDP-N-acetylmuramoyl-L-alanyl-D-glutamate--2,6-diaminopimelate ligase, producing MSIAYDSRKVKPGDTFVAIPGQKHDGVEFVPQAIANGAKVIVAEKEVAVPAGVEFKLVPSARIALAEMAAEFYGHPSKKLKLIGVTGTKGKTTVSYLVRSILNTAGFKAELIGTITNAMTTPESADLQAELAHLVKEGYTHCVLEVSSHALAQERVHGCKFAVAIFTNLTHDHLDYHKTMEEYLAAKRKLFERLDREAVAIVNVDDPAGAAMIGVVAGEVVTYGLHQAKHELRSTKHNEFDTDVSDIDIRGREMKLKINASEIRTPLIGRHNAYNITAAYQCGLSLGIRPSVIKAGIEAVKVIPGRQEEIVAGQKFRVIVDFAHSPDSLTKLLETYRPFTKGKLILVFGCPGDRDRAKRPMMGEIAARLADVVIITTDDPHGEDSAEIIKEVMTGTDPYPPSPSPLLRGKGREGLGVNEAIIDRKQAIEKALSLAKAGDIVLIAGRGHEKYQDFAGKKVPLDDKIVAESFLSQLN from the coding sequence ATGAGCATTGCGTATGATTCCCGTAAAGTAAAGCCCGGTGATACCTTCGTGGCCATCCCCGGCCAGAAGCACGATGGGGTGGAGTTTGTCCCCCAGGCGATTGCCAATGGGGCCAAGGTTATTGTGGCGGAGAAAGAAGTTGCTGTCCCTGCGGGGGTCGAGTTTAAATTGGTCCCGTCGGCCAGGATAGCCTTGGCCGAAATGGCGGCCGAGTTCTACGGCCACCCCTCCAAAAAGTTAAAGCTGATCGGCGTGACCGGGACCAAGGGTAAGACGACAGTTTCATATTTGGTCCGCTCGATCCTTAACACGGCCGGTTTCAAGGCGGAGCTGATCGGCACGATCACCAATGCGATGACGACCCCCGAATCGGCTGACTTGCAGGCTGAACTCGCTCACCTGGTCAAAGAGGGGTACACCCATTGCGTCTTGGAAGTCTCTTCCCACGCCCTGGCCCAGGAGCGGGTCCACGGCTGCAAGTTTGCCGTGGCGATCTTCACCAACCTGACCCACGATCACCTTGATTACCATAAGACGATGGAGGAGTATCTTGCCGCCAAGCGGAAGTTGTTCGAAAGGCTTGATCGCGAGGCGGTGGCGATCGTCAATGTCGATGACCCGGCCGGGGCGGCCATGATTGGGGTGGTGGCGGGGGAAGTCGTGACCTATGGCCTGCACCAGGCCAAACATGAATTAAGAAGCACGAAGCATAACGAGTTTGATACCGACGTCAGCGATATCGATATTCGTGGCCGTGAAATGAAGCTGAAGATCAACGCCAGCGAGATCAGGACGCCGCTGATCGGCCGGCATAACGCCTACAATATAACGGCCGCCTACCAGTGCGGCCTCTCGCTCGGGATCAGGCCGTCGGTCATCAAGGCGGGGATCGAAGCGGTCAAGGTCATCCCCGGGCGGCAGGAAGAGATTGTCGCCGGCCAAAAGTTCCGGGTGATCGTCGATTTTGCCCACTCGCCCGACAGCTTGACCAAATTGCTGGAGACTTACCGGCCGTTTACCAAAGGAAAGTTGATCCTGGTTTTCGGTTGTCCCGGCGATCGCGATCGCGCCAAAAGGCCGATGATGGGGGAGATCGCCGCCCGCTTAGCCGATGTTGTCATCATAACGACCGACGATCCGCATGGGGAAGACTCGGCAGAGATAATAAAAGAAGTCATGACCGGGACAGACCCCTATCCCCCATCCCCTTCCCCCTTATTAAGGGGGAAGGGGAGAGAGGGGTTAGGGGTGAACGAAGCGATCATCGACCGAAAGCAAGCCATCGAAAAGGCGCTCTCCTTAGCTAAAGCCGGAGACATTGTCCTGATCGCCGGGCGGGGACACGAAAAATACCAAGATTTTGCCGGGAAGAAAGTGCCGCTGGATGATAAGATCGTCGCTGAATCTTTCTTAAGCCAACTGAATTAA
- a CDS encoding MBL fold metallo-hydrolase yields MTQELLDPARPNSWENLKRLSPHGQKEWLQKNLKDILKTLLALAENGTAYWNIIGYTCINNNLYREAETIYDELLKKSQKQHKNLGLPAYFRGIAHFLQGRFQEAYADFKLAHQNDLQAKNFNSPAAPAIAYMEDTLFPTREMIRQNQAKLVRDLNIPRTLGHVIGPNILRTIHKWNSASPLFSSGISQGGGYFLTLRNARNEIKGIAIDPGYDFFDIFRDLGMGIADIDAIIITHDHDDHTESVEGILSLLAKYNDHNEQRKSKVVDIFGSAGVLLKFHGLLSATDPFGNREINYKLLIPGSDVTEIEGVSLAEKHGFTLSVKAAHHTERWTNQESSVGLVIQTNLPGPDREKLRIGITGDTRYEPGIGKEYRDCQVILLNIGSVEKEEGKFLRQHLGMLGCINLLKEARLGKPLLAILTEFGEEFSGRRETISRIIENWAQPMEGVKARELKVIPADVHLELRLEDLNIRESKTDIFFPYNLIRVDESDPEILKYRFND; encoded by the coding sequence ATGACCCAAGAGCTGCTCGATCCCGCCAGGCCGAACAGCTGGGAAAACCTGAAGCGCCTCTCCCCCCATGGGCAGAAAGAGTGGCTGCAAAAGAACCTCAAGGATATACTAAAGACCCTCCTGGCGCTGGCCGAGAACGGGACCGCCTACTGGAATATCATCGGCTACACCTGCATCAACAACAACCTTTACCGCGAAGCGGAGACGATCTACGACGAGCTGTTGAAGAAGAGCCAGAAACAGCATAAGAACCTTGGCCTCCCCGCTTATTTCCGCGGCATCGCCCATTTCCTGCAGGGACGGTTCCAGGAGGCTTATGCCGACTTTAAACTGGCCCACCAGAACGACCTGCAAGCCAAAAACTTCAACAGCCCGGCCGCCCCGGCGATCGCCTACATGGAAGATACTCTCTTCCCCACCCGGGAAATGATCCGGCAGAACCAGGCCAAGCTGGTCCGCGACCTCAATATCCCCCGGACCCTCGGCCATGTCATCGGGCCTAATATCCTCCGGACGATCCATAAATGGAATTCGGCCAGTCCTCTCTTCTCCAGCGGCATTTCGCAAGGCGGCGGCTATTTTCTGACCCTGCGCAACGCCCGCAACGAGATCAAGGGGATCGCCATCGATCCCGGCTACGATTTCTTCGACATTTTCCGCGACCTGGGGATGGGGATTGCCGACATCGACGCCATCATCATCACCCACGACCATGACGACCATACCGAGTCGGTCGAAGGGATCCTCTCTCTGCTGGCTAAATACAACGACCATAACGAGCAGAGAAAAAGCAAAGTGGTCGACATTTTCGGTTCGGCCGGCGTCTTGCTCAAGTTCCACGGCCTCCTCTCGGCGACCGACCCTTTCGGCAACCGGGAGATCAATTACAAGCTCCTCATCCCCGGCTCGGATGTCACCGAGATCGAGGGGGTCTCTCTGGCCGAAAAACACGGCTTCACCCTCTCCGTTAAGGCGGCCCACCATACCGAGCGCTGGACCAACCAGGAGTCTTCCGTCGGCCTGGTCATCCAAACCAACCTCCCCGGCCCCGACCGCGAGAAGCTCCGCATCGGCATCACCGGCGACACCCGTTACGAGCCGGGGATCGGCAAAGAGTACCGCGATTGCCAGGTCATCTTATTGAATATCGGTTCGGTCGAGAAAGAAGAAGGGAAATTCCTCCGCCAGCATCTCGGCATGCTCGGCTGCATCAACCTCCTCAAAGAGGCGCGCCTCGGCAAGCCGCTCCTGGCGATCCTGACCGAGTTCGGCGAGGAGTTCTCCGGCCGGCGCGAAACGATCAGCCGGATCATCGAAAATTGGGCCCAGCCAATGGAGGGGGTCAAGGCGCGCGAACTGAAAGTGATCCCGGCCGACGTCCATCTCGAGCTCCGGCTCGAGGACCTCAATATCCGCGAGTCGAAGACCGACATTTTTTTCCCCTATAACCTGATCCGGGTTGACGAAAGCGACCCGGAAATACTAAAGTATAGGTTCAATGATTAA
- the cysS gene encoding cysteine--tRNA ligase — MKVFNSLTRQKEEFQTLEPDKVKMYVCGVTPYDECHLGHGRAYVTFDIIRRYLEFSGYQVTHIQNFTDIDDKIIKKSNELGAPSSELTEKYIASYFEVMDKLNIKRATNYPKATEHIPEMIKWIGGLVDGGYAYLLEDGVYFEVEKFAGYGKLSGRKMSDQEAGARVKADENKKSPLDFALWKKAKAGEPSWESPWGAGRPGWHIECSVMSTKYLGEQFDIHGGGLDLEFPHHENEIAQTEALTGKVPWVKYWLHNGFVTTNKEKMSKSLGNFFTLRDIFQKFEPMAVRFFLLLTHYRGPINFSETEVTAAREGFEKLRQFIAKLDFLLTKSTTAGEMVIEIEDLDEELQPYRDKFKAFMDDDFNTAGAIAAIFEMIAYCYHALDDGEMEKDCLSLMRETTIKLCDVLGLVVEIEDVTKRPGVKEKVDAWDRARAAKDYKTADAIRAELSIIGIAVSATGQGTMTAAITSFVQGGTTLIKNSNKK; from the coding sequence ATGAAAGTTTTTAACTCCCTGACGCGGCAAAAAGAAGAGTTCCAGACCCTCGAGCCGGACAAGGTCAAGATGTACGTTTGCGGCGTGACGCCGTATGACGAGTGCCACCTCGGCCACGGCCGGGCTTACGTCACCTTCGACATTATCCGGCGCTACCTCGAGTTTTCCGGTTACCAGGTCACCCACATCCAGAATTTCACCGACATCGATGACAAGATAATCAAAAAGAGTAATGAGTTAGGAGCTCCGAGTTCGGAGTTAACGGAGAAATATATAGCCTCATATTTTGAGGTCATGGATAAACTGAACATCAAACGGGCGACTAATTATCCGAAAGCGACCGAGCATATCCCGGAAATGATCAAATGGATCGGCGGCCTGGTCGATGGGGGTTACGCTTATCTGCTCGAAGACGGCGTTTATTTTGAGGTGGAGAAATTTGCCGGCTACGGGAAGCTCTCCGGCCGGAAGATGTCGGACCAGGAAGCGGGGGCGCGGGTCAAAGCGGACGAGAATAAGAAGAGCCCGCTCGATTTTGCCCTCTGGAAGAAAGCCAAGGCGGGCGAGCCGTCCTGGGAGAGTCCCTGGGGAGCGGGGCGTCCCGGCTGGCATATCGAATGCTCGGTCATGTCGACCAAATATCTCGGCGAGCAATTCGATATCCACGGGGGAGGGCTCGACCTGGAATTTCCCCACCACGAGAACGAGATCGCCCAGACCGAAGCGCTGACCGGGAAAGTCCCCTGGGTAAAGTACTGGCTCCATAATGGTTTTGTCACGACCAATAAAGAGAAGATGAGCAAGTCGCTCGGCAACTTTTTTACCCTAAGGGATATTTTCCAGAAGTTCGAGCCGATGGCGGTCAGGTTTTTCCTTCTTTTGACGCATTATCGTGGTCCGATCAATTTTAGCGAGACCGAAGTGACGGCGGCCCGGGAAGGATTCGAAAAACTCCGCCAATTTATCGCCAAGCTTGATTTTCTTCTGACTAAAAGCACGACGGCCGGAGAGATGGTGATTGAGATCGAAGACCTGGACGAAGAGCTTCAGCCTTACCGGGACAAGTTTAAGGCTTTCATGGATGACGACTTTAATACTGCCGGGGCGATCGCCGCAATATTTGAAATGATCGCTTATTGCTACCATGCTTTGGATGACGGGGAAATGGAAAAAGATTGTTTATCGCTGATGAGAGAAACCACGATTAAATTGTGTGATGTTTTAGGCTTAGTAGTTGAAATTGAAGATGTGACAAAAAGGCCTGGGGTTAAGGAAAAGGTTGATGCTTGGGACAGGGCGAGGGCAGCTAAAGACTATAAAACAGCAGATGCGATCAGGGCTGAATTAAGTATTATTGGGATAGCCGTGTCAGCAACAGGTCAGGGCACTATGACTGCTGCAATTACCTCTTTTGTGCAGGGCGGCACAACTTTAATTAAAAATTCTAACAAGAAATAA
- a CDS encoding FmdB family zinc ribbon protein, producing the protein MPLYDYKCGKCGHIFEVMQKISEEPLKFCPECKGPIKRLISAAGIIFKGTGFHVTDYKTKTTDHRPKSEDRGQKTEDRGPKTEVKETKSSPGAASPKKSE; encoded by the coding sequence ATGCCTCTCTATGATTACAAGTGTGGAAAATGCGGCCATATCTTCGAGGTAATGCAGAAAATATCGGAAGAGCCGCTCAAATTCTGCCCCGAATGCAAAGGGCCGATCAAGCGGCTGATCTCGGCGGCGGGCATCATCTTCAAGGGGACCGGTTTTCATGTGACGGACTATAAAACTAAGACTACAGACCACAGACCAAAGAGTGAAGATAGAGGGCAGAAGACTGAAGACAGAGGACCGAAGACCGAAGTTAAAGAGACAAAAAGTTCGCCAGGAGCTGCTTCCCCGAAGAAGTCAGAATAG
- the serS gene encoding serine--tRNA ligase, with the protein MLDPKFVRTESTAVRQGLQNRGADTGAVDKFLEVDAEWRKLTVKVDELKAKRNSASDRVAVLKKEKQDAAGLIAETRELSTKIKSLEEELAASEAQLAEITMTMPNVPHSSVKVGKNSADNREIRSWGRKPEFKFKPLSHDEIGKKLGILDFDRAAKLSGSRFVVYKGLGAALERALISFMLDLHTKEHGYVEVLAPVLVKPEALRGTGQLPKFEEDLFRCRDDELYLIPTAEVSVTNLYSQEILPAASLPIKHCCFSPCFRREAGSYGKDVKGMIRQHQFNKVELVKFVEPQTSYEELESLTHDAEMVLQKLDLAYRVVELCTGDMGFASAKTYDLEVWFPSENAYREISSCSNFESFQARRAGIRYRKEKESKPEFVHTLNGSGLAVGRCFAAILENYQKADGTFEVPEALKKYL; encoded by the coding sequence ATGTTAGACCCAAAATTCGTTCGAACTGAATCGACAGCTGTCCGCCAGGGGTTGCAAAATCGCGGGGCGGATACGGGGGCGGTCGATAAATTTCTCGAAGTTGACGCCGAGTGGCGCAAGTTGACCGTTAAAGTAGATGAACTCAAGGCGAAGCGGAACAGTGCTTCCGACCGGGTCGCGGTCTTGAAGAAAGAAAAGCAGGATGCCGCCGGCCTGATCGCCGAAACAAGAGAGCTTTCCACTAAGATCAAGTCATTGGAGGAAGAGCTGGCGGCGAGCGAAGCCCAGCTGGCCGAGATTACAATGACCATGCCGAACGTTCCCCATTCCTCCGTCAAAGTCGGGAAAAACAGCGCCGACAACCGGGAAATAAGGAGCTGGGGCCGGAAACCGGAATTCAAGTTCAAGCCTTTATCCCACGATGAGATCGGCAAGAAACTGGGTATCCTCGATTTTGACCGCGCGGCCAAGCTCTCCGGCTCCCGGTTTGTCGTCTATAAAGGATTAGGGGCGGCGCTCGAACGGGCGCTGATCAGCTTTATGCTCGACCTGCACACCAAGGAGCACGGTTATGTTGAAGTCCTGGCCCCGGTCCTGGTCAAGCCGGAAGCGTTGCGGGGGACAGGGCAACTGCCGAAGTTCGAGGAAGATCTTTTTCGCTGCCGCGACGACGAGTTATACCTGATCCCGACCGCCGAGGTTTCGGTAACCAATCTTTACAGCCAGGAGATATTGCCGGCGGCCTCATTGCCGATCAAGCATTGCTGCTTCTCCCCCTGTTTCCGCCGCGAGGCTGGTTCGTATGGCAAAGATGTTAAAGGGATGATTCGCCAGCATCAGTTCAACAAGGTTGAATTGGTCAAGTTCGTCGAGCCGCAGACGTCGTACGAGGAATTGGAGAGCTTGACCCATGACGCGGAGATGGTTTTGCAGAAACTCGACCTTGCTTACCGGGTCGTCGAGCTTTGCACGGGGGATATGGGTTTTGCTTCGGCCAAAACGTATGATCTCGAGGTCTGGTTCCCAAGCGAGAATGCTTATCGGGAAATTTCTTCCTGCTCTAATTTCGAATCATTTCAGGCGAGAAGGGCGGGGATCCGCTACCGGAAGGAAAAGGAGTCTAAACCGGAGTTCGTTCATACGCTGAATGGTTCCGGCCTGGCCGTCGGCCGCTGTTTTGCCGCTATCTTAGAGAACTACCAAAAAGCCGACGGGACATTCGAAGTCCCGGAAGCGCTCAAAAAATATCTCTAA
- a CDS encoding MFS transporter → MEKSNLIQFLNNAAIFASAIFIPVMAKEFGASPFEIGLAVGIFNLTYFASNYFFGIMADRFCIRRMVQYGFLFSAVCFLAQLWMTDLFSLLWVRALAGAAAGTFPAALAVYAYEERAGRMGMFNAYTSLGWAFGSVVAGLVGAYNVIFMLSGAMFLVSYLSSLSLKDICQERGSSLFPVRLVKKNFRIYFPYFMRAVGAQATWSVFPLFLIALGADKMLIGVTYFLNLGSQFFIMQHVERFRNLSLINIGLLTSVIVFVLYAVAPTIWVVLPVQLLLGASFSALQVGTQQELLKENREKASVIGLLNAIVNFTAIIGPLLAGWLLNYWDFPVLMWLAAATAFIGLISFTKVIE, encoded by the coding sequence ATGGAAAAGTCGAACCTGATCCAGTTCCTCAATAACGCGGCGATCTTTGCTTCCGCCATCTTCATCCCGGTCATGGCCAAGGAGTTTGGGGCGAGCCCGTTCGAGATCGGCCTGGCGGTCGGCATCTTTAACCTGACTTACTTCGCGTCCAACTACTTTTTTGGCATCATGGCCGACCGTTTCTGCATCCGGCGGATGGTCCAATATGGCTTCCTTTTTTCCGCCGTCTGTTTCCTGGCGCAACTCTGGATGACCGATCTCTTTTCCCTCTTATGGGTCCGAGCCCTGGCTGGGGCGGCGGCGGGGACCTTCCCGGCAGCTTTGGCGGTCTACGCTTACGAAGAGCGAGCCGGGCGGATGGGGATGTTCAATGCTTACACTTCGCTCGGCTGGGCCTTCGGTTCGGTCGTGGCCGGTTTGGTCGGCGCCTATAACGTCATCTTTATGCTCAGTGGGGCGATGTTCCTGGTCTCTTACCTCTCTTCGTTATCCCTGAAGGATATCTGCCAGGAGCGGGGGAGCTCGCTCTTCCCGGTCAGGCTGGTCAAAAAGAATTTTCGGATCTACTTTCCCTACTTTATGCGGGCGGTCGGCGCCCAGGCGACCTGGTCGGTCTTCCCCCTCTTCCTGATCGCGCTGGGGGCCGACAAAATGCTGATCGGCGTGACCTATTTCCTTAACCTCGGCTCCCAATTCTTCATCATGCAGCATGTTGAGCGTTTCCGGAACCTCTCTTTGATCAATATCGGCCTGCTGACCTCGGTCATCGTTTTTGTCCTGTACGCCGTGGCGCCGACGATCTGGGTCGTCCTGCCAGTCCAACTCCTCTTGGGGGCTTCCTTTTCAGCCTTGCAGGTGGGAACCCAGCAGGAGCTGTTAAAAGAGAACCGCGAAAAAGCGAGCGTCATCGGTCTGCTCAACGCCATCGTCAACTTTACGGCGATCATTGGTCCCCTCCTGGCCGGCTGGCTGTTAAATTACTGGGATTTCCCCGTGCTGATGTGGCTGGCCGCCGCCACCGCCTTTATCGGATTGATTAGCTTCACGAAAGTGATAGAATAA
- a CDS encoding aminodeoxychorismate/anthranilate synthase component II, with amino-acid sequence MILVIDNYDSFTYNLVQYLGELGARIEVRRNDETTIEEIARLKPERILISPGPGTPSAAGISEEVIRRFAGQLPILGVCLGHQAIGEVFGGKIVRAGRIMHGKTSEIHHDDRGVFKGLPNPFIATRYHSLLVEKRSLPPELEISAWTKEGEIMGLRHKQFKVEGVQFHPESILTSSGKQLLANFLSL; translated from the coding sequence ATGATTCTAGTCATCGATAATTATGACTCGTTCACCTACAACCTGGTGCAATACTTGGGGGAACTCGGCGCCCGGATCGAGGTCCGCCGCAACGATGAGACCACGATTGAAGAGATCGCTCGGCTTAAGCCGGAGCGGATACTCATCTCCCCCGGCCCCGGGACACCGTCAGCGGCGGGCATTTCCGAAGAAGTTATCCGCCGTTTCGCCGGCCAACTTCCCATATTGGGTGTTTGCCTCGGCCACCAGGCGATCGGCGAAGTGTTTGGGGGTAAGATCGTCCGCGCCGGCCGGATCATGCACGGCAAGACCTCGGAGATACACCATGATGACCGGGGTGTTTTTAAAGGTTTGCCCAACCCTTTTATCGCCACCCGCTACCATTCGCTCTTAGTGGAGAAAAGATCGCTTCCGCCGGAGCTCGAAATTTCCGCCTGGACAAAAGAAGGGGAGATAATGGGCCTGCGGCACAAGCAGTTCAAGGTTGAAGGGGTCCAATTCCATCCGGAATCTATTCTGACTTCTTCGGGGAAGCAGCTCCTGGCGAACTTTTTGTCTCTTTAA